Proteins encoded within one genomic window of Saccharopolyspora pogona:
- a CDS encoding FUSC family protein encodes MWSEWWNRFLASDPSLRRLRTAARVTLSVALAIAIMLPLLAWWGQPLPLAMIGAVVAINSSLGVNDPDRRQQQITNLLMPLPAAFALLLSILTAPWALLHSLLFLVVIFAATYIRRFGPRFFPLGMVAFMGYFFAMFLSPQLPQLPALIAAAVAGALSAFVMRFVVLRDDPEGVLERGRRTLLAQVHGLLHAVRDVAEHLDSAQRRRELHNRSVRLNETSLMLENTVGQLDTLDEAGRELLRQRLLDVELAAENLLTPLMRLVDHPSGGDTVPHAIGALLAVLRTEPEEIREATRLVAERIEQQGSVEVAMAVRRLGAGLAELADATGELGGERQVEEAPEPAEEAEPSDDGETGLQRPELRMAIQVTCATALAIMLGQLVSPNRWYWAVITAFVVFISTNSRGELLVRAWQRTAGTVLGVVAGILVAAQITGNTLAEIAMILVCVFLGFYFAGYSYAVMTFFITTLLGALYGMLGTFNVAVLEARLWETAVGAAAGVLAAVFVLPTRTRSLVRDNIQDFLLSLRDFLRGTGTEISEQGTANGLQESMRELDDALQRVINSAKPLTSYRLRSLRSQVQRSVAVLSGCAYYVRNLAVALSATVDMVDDDTRNRLSELLWALADAVESMTDEAQVSFEAAMTSAHRTADALHDIAESLTDGPTSLHRSIRWLDRTAQVVDDLARELGAATPEKQPIG; translated from the coding sequence ATGTGGAGCGAGTGGTGGAACCGCTTCCTTGCTTCCGATCCGTCGCTGCGCCGACTGCGCACCGCGGCTCGGGTGACGTTGTCGGTCGCGCTCGCTATTGCGATCATGCTACCGCTGCTCGCGTGGTGGGGGCAGCCGCTGCCGCTGGCGATGATCGGCGCGGTGGTGGCGATCAACTCCTCGCTCGGTGTCAACGACCCGGACCGGCGGCAGCAGCAGATCACCAACCTGCTGATGCCGCTGCCCGCTGCGTTCGCGCTGCTGCTGTCGATCCTCACCGCGCCGTGGGCGCTGCTGCACAGCCTGCTGTTCCTGGTGGTGATCTTCGCGGCCACCTACATCCGGCGGTTCGGACCGCGGTTCTTCCCGCTGGGCATGGTCGCGTTCATGGGCTACTTCTTCGCGATGTTCCTGAGCCCGCAGCTGCCGCAGCTGCCCGCGCTGATCGCGGCTGCAGTCGCCGGAGCGCTGTCCGCGTTCGTGATGCGGTTCGTGGTGCTGCGCGACGATCCCGAAGGCGTGCTCGAACGCGGCCGCCGCACGCTGCTCGCCCAGGTGCACGGCCTGCTGCACGCGGTGCGCGACGTCGCCGAGCACCTGGATTCGGCGCAGCGCCGCCGCGAATTGCACAACCGCTCGGTCCGGCTCAACGAGACCTCGCTGATGTTGGAGAACACCGTCGGCCAGCTCGACACCCTCGACGAGGCGGGCCGCGAGCTGCTGCGGCAGCGCCTCCTGGACGTCGAGCTCGCGGCCGAGAACCTGCTCACCCCGCTGATGCGGCTGGTCGACCACCCCAGCGGCGGCGACACCGTGCCGCACGCGATCGGCGCGCTGCTCGCGGTGCTGCGCACCGAGCCGGAGGAGATCCGGGAAGCCACCCGGCTGGTCGCCGAGCGGATCGAGCAGCAGGGTTCGGTGGAGGTCGCGATGGCGGTGCGGCGGCTCGGCGCCGGGCTCGCGGAACTGGCCGACGCGACCGGTGAACTCGGCGGGGAGCGCCAGGTCGAGGAAGCACCGGAACCGGCCGAGGAAGCGGAACCATCCGACGACGGCGAGACCGGGCTGCAGCGGCCGGAGCTGCGGATGGCGATCCAGGTGACCTGCGCGACGGCGCTGGCGATCATGCTCGGCCAGCTGGTCTCGCCGAACCGGTGGTACTGGGCGGTGATCACCGCGTTCGTCGTGTTCATCAGCACCAACAGCCGCGGCGAGCTGCTGGTGCGGGCGTGGCAGCGCACCGCGGGCACCGTGCTCGGGGTGGTGGCGGGCATCCTGGTCGCCGCGCAGATCACCGGCAACACCCTGGCCGAGATCGCGATGATCCTGGTCTGCGTTTTCCTCGGCTTCTACTTCGCGGGCTACTCCTACGCGGTGATGACGTTCTTCATCACCACCTTGCTCGGCGCGCTCTACGGGATGCTCGGCACCTTCAACGTGGCGGTCCTGGAGGCTCGGCTGTGGGAGACCGCGGTCGGCGCGGCGGCGGGTGTGCTGGCCGCGGTGTTCGTGCTGCCCACCCGCACCCGCTCCCTGGTCCGCGACAACATCCAGGACTTCCTGCTGTCGCTGCGCGACTTCCTGCGCGGCACGGGCACCGAGATCAGCGAGCAGGGCACGGCCAACGGGCTGCAGGAGTCGATGCGGGAGCTCGACGACGCGCTGCAGCGGGTGATCAACAGCGCGAAGCCGCTGACCAGCTACCGGCTGCGCTCCCTGCGAAGCCAGGTCCAGCGGTCGGTGGCGGTGCTCAGCGGCTGCGCCTACTACGTGCGCAACCTGGCGGTGGCGCTGTCGGCCACTGTGGACATGGTCGACGACGACACGCGCAACCGGCTTTCCGAACTGCTGTGGGCGCTGGCCGACGCGGTGGAGTCGATGACCGACGAGGCGCAGGTCAGCTTCGAAGCGGCGATGACCTCGGCGCACCGCACGGCCGACGCGCTGCACGACATCGCCGAATCACTGACCGACGGCCCCACTTCCCTGCACCGCAGCATCCGCTGGCTGGACCGCACCGCGCAGGTCGTCGACGACCTGGCCCGCGAGCTCGGCGCGGCCACCCCCGAGAAACAACCGATCGGCTGA
- a CDS encoding alpha/beta hydrolase, with translation MKRSIALGLAVTAVLTGTAVTGVIAQAAPGLQFGTCPEDISKPHPQMQCANVEVPLDYDAPNGEKLQLLVSKTPARKPEARRGSLLVNPGGPGGPGIAFAGSLSGRLPAEVLDSYDLIGFDTRNTAHSNPVTCVDPAIFWKNPLPDPDSPQTREQNWRRAQEYADGCQQRADKYLPHLNTSTNARDLDRIREALGEQKISYLGYSYGTYLGAVYGQLFPEHVDRMILDSAVNPDTSEVWYRNNLNQNIAAQLRLGRYFDWIARHDQVFHLGTDRARVQAAWDGIQAELRKAALGKLGPLEFIDITFMALYGENNWTALAEAIADFRLRNDDHKLVAQVSTKDAAAENENAIYNAVECADAPWPTSRREWERDSAELAANNPLGAWYNSWGVAPCRVWHGPRQQPVKITGEGLPPLLVFNSEYDVATPYAGAVEMHRSLPSSVLVTEKEAGKHGVWALAGNADADRIGTDYLVRGVVPSGNVSVPGHPDPDPKNPAAARTFDLH, from the coding sequence GTGAAGCGCTCGATCGCACTCGGTCTAGCCGTGACGGCGGTGCTGACCGGCACCGCCGTCACGGGGGTGATCGCCCAGGCCGCGCCCGGCCTGCAGTTCGGTACGTGCCCGGAGGACATCAGCAAGCCCCACCCGCAGATGCAGTGCGCCAACGTCGAAGTGCCGCTGGACTACGACGCTCCCAACGGCGAGAAGCTGCAGCTGCTGGTCTCGAAGACCCCCGCGCGCAAGCCCGAGGCCCGGCGCGGTTCGCTGCTGGTCAACCCCGGCGGTCCGGGCGGCCCGGGCATCGCCTTCGCCGGTTCGCTGTCCGGCAGGCTGCCCGCCGAGGTGCTCGACTCCTACGACCTGATCGGGTTCGACACCCGCAACACCGCGCACAGCAACCCGGTCACCTGCGTGGATCCGGCAATCTTCTGGAAGAATCCGCTGCCCGACCCGGACTCCCCGCAGACCCGGGAGCAGAACTGGCGGCGCGCCCAGGAGTACGCCGACGGCTGCCAGCAGCGCGCCGACAAGTACCTGCCGCACCTGAACACCTCGACCAACGCCCGGGATCTGGACCGGATCCGGGAAGCGCTCGGCGAGCAGAAGATCAGCTACCTCGGCTACTCCTACGGCACCTATCTCGGCGCCGTGTACGGCCAGCTGTTCCCGGAGCACGTGGACCGGATGATCCTGGACAGCGCGGTGAACCCGGACACCTCCGAGGTGTGGTACCGCAACAACCTCAACCAGAACATCGCCGCGCAGCTGCGGTTGGGCCGCTACTTCGACTGGATCGCCCGGCACGACCAGGTGTTCCATCTCGGCACCGACCGCGCCCGGGTGCAGGCCGCCTGGGACGGCATCCAGGCCGAGCTGCGCAAGGCCGCGCTCGGCAAGCTAGGCCCGTTGGAGTTCATCGACATCACCTTCATGGCGCTCTACGGCGAGAACAATTGGACCGCGCTGGCCGAGGCGATCGCCGACTTCCGCCTCCGCAACGACGACCACAAACTCGTCGCGCAGGTCTCCACCAAGGATGCGGCCGCGGAAAACGAGAACGCCATCTACAACGCCGTCGAATGCGCGGACGCCCCGTGGCCGACCAGCCGCCGCGAATGGGAGCGCGACTCCGCCGAGCTGGCCGCCAACAACCCGCTCGGGGCCTGGTACAACAGCTGGGGCGTCGCCCCGTGCCGGGTGTGGCACGGTCCCCGGCAGCAGCCGGTGAAGATCACCGGTGAGGGGCTGCCGCCGCTGCTGGTGTTCAACTCGGAGTACGACGTGGCCACCCCCTACGCGGGCGCCGTCGAGATGCACCGATCACTGCCGTCCTCGGTGCTGGTCACCGAGAAGGAGGCGGGCAAGCACGGGGTTTGGGCGTTGGCCGGCAACGCCGACGCCGACCGGATCGGCACCGACTACCTGGTCAGGGGCGTGGTGCCGAGCGGGAACGTCAGCGTGCCGGGCCACCCGGACCCGGACCCGAAGAACCCGGCGGCCGCCCGGACCTTCGACCTGCACTGA
- a CDS encoding peptide MFS transporter, with translation MSTPTVADAPQRGFFGHPRGLSTLFFTEMWERFSYYGMRAILGYYLYFAVAEGGLGIPESTALSVVGVYGASVYMTGVLGGWLADRVVGAQRAVFYGGCVIMLGHISLALPGGVATVVLGLVLLVIGTGLLKPNISGLVGGLYGENDTRRDAGFSIYYMGINLGGFLAPFVVGTLGEKVSWHAGFGAAAVGMALGLVQYLLGRKNLGSAGRAPVNPLPAGHKGRVLGRAAGLAAVFIVVLVGLSVSGVMGLGGLVNLISLISAVLPIVYFVVMLSSKQITKIERDRLIAYIPLFLATALFFLLFEQQPNTLANLAEADTDLNVLGFVIPASWFQSINSLAIILLAPVMAWLWTKLGERQPSTPQKFVGGLFFVGVSFLWVVLSKFVVGDEKHLPVMLALVFVIMTVGELMLSPVGLSVSTKLAPKVFASQTMGLYFLAPAMGQGLGAQVVKLYSVDNQQVYFGIVGVATIGCGVLLLLASKSIKRYMHGVN, from the coding sequence GTGAGCACACCCACGGTTGCGGACGCACCGCAGCGGGGCTTCTTCGGGCACCCGCGCGGCTTGTCGACGCTGTTCTTCACCGAGATGTGGGAGCGGTTCTCCTACTACGGCATGCGAGCGATCCTCGGGTACTACCTGTACTTCGCGGTCGCTGAAGGCGGCTTGGGCATCCCCGAGTCGACCGCGCTGTCGGTGGTGGGCGTCTACGGCGCCTCGGTCTACATGACCGGTGTCCTCGGTGGCTGGCTGGCGGACCGGGTGGTCGGCGCCCAGCGGGCGGTGTTCTACGGCGGCTGCGTCATCATGCTCGGCCACATCAGCCTGGCCCTGCCCGGCGGCGTCGCCACGGTGGTGCTCGGGCTGGTGCTGCTGGTGATCGGCACCGGCTTGCTGAAGCCGAACATCTCGGGCCTCGTCGGCGGACTCTACGGCGAGAACGACACGCGCCGCGACGCCGGGTTCTCGATCTACTACATGGGCATCAACCTCGGCGGGTTCCTAGCCCCGTTCGTTGTCGGCACCCTCGGCGAGAAGGTCAGCTGGCACGCCGGGTTCGGTGCGGCGGCCGTCGGCATGGCGCTGGGCCTGGTCCAGTACCTGCTCGGGCGCAAGAACCTGGGTTCGGCCGGGCGAGCACCGGTCAACCCGCTGCCCGCCGGGCACAAGGGCCGGGTGCTGGGCCGCGCGGCCGGTCTCGCCGCGGTGTTCATCGTGGTCCTGGTGGGCCTTTCGGTCAGCGGTGTGATGGGCCTGGGCGGCCTGGTCAACCTGATCAGCCTGATCTCGGCCGTGCTGCCGATCGTCTACTTCGTGGTGATGCTCTCCAGCAAGCAGATCACCAAGATCGAGCGGGACCGGCTGATCGCCTACATCCCGCTTTTCCTGGCGACCGCGCTGTTCTTCCTGCTGTTCGAGCAGCAGCCGAACACGCTGGCGAACCTCGCCGAGGCGGACACCGATCTGAACGTCCTCGGCTTCGTGATCCCGGCTTCCTGGTTCCAGTCCATCAACTCGCTGGCGATCATCCTACTGGCGCCGGTGATGGCGTGGCTGTGGACGAAGCTCGGCGAGCGGCAGCCGTCCACCCCGCAGAAGTTCGTCGGCGGGCTGTTCTTCGTCGGCGTCTCGTTCCTGTGGGTGGTGCTGTCGAAGTTCGTCGTCGGCGACGAGAAGCACCTGCCGGTCATGCTCGCGCTGGTGTTCGTGATCATGACCGTCGGCGAGCTGATGCTCTCGCCGGTCGGCCTGTCGGTGAGCACCAAGCTGGCGCCGAAGGTCTTCGCCTCCCAGACCATGGGCCTGTACTTCCTGGCCCCGGCGATGGGGCAGGGTCTGGGCGCGCAGGTCGTGAAGCTGTACTCGGTGGACAACCAGCAGGTCTACTTCGGCATCGTCGGCGTGGCCACGATCGGCTGCGGGGTCCTGCTGCTGCTCGCCTCGAAGAGCATCAAGCGCTACATGCACGGCGTGAACTAG
- a CDS encoding TIGR03086 family metal-binding protein encodes MQLLDAHRRAMAEFDNRVGHIGDDQWDSPTPCAQWCVRDLLNHLVSEQLWAPWLLDGATLDEVGDRFDGDVLGTEPVGAWREAAAAARRAWDDPGATSGEVNVTGGVIPAEDYGWQMTLDLAVHAWDLARGIGDDDRLDPALVAAVRTVFAPQIPAWEGMGIFAPPRPVAADADEQTKLLALLGRS; translated from the coding sequence ATGCAGCTGTTGGATGCGCACCGCAGGGCCATGGCGGAGTTCGACAACCGGGTGGGGCACATCGGCGACGACCAGTGGGACTCCCCTACGCCCTGCGCGCAGTGGTGCGTCCGGGATCTGCTCAACCACCTGGTGTCCGAGCAGCTGTGGGCGCCGTGGCTGCTCGACGGCGCCACCCTGGACGAGGTCGGCGACCGCTTCGACGGCGACGTGCTGGGCACCGAACCGGTCGGCGCGTGGCGGGAGGCAGCCGCGGCGGCCCGGCGCGCGTGGGACGACCCGGGGGCGACCAGCGGTGAGGTCAACGTCACCGGCGGCGTGATCCCGGCCGAGGACTACGGCTGGCAGATGACGCTGGACCTTGCCGTGCACGCCTGGGACCTGGCCCGCGGCATCGGCGACGACGACCGGCTGGATCCGGCGCTGGTGGCTGCCGTGCGCACGGTGTTCGCCCCGCAGATTCCGGCTTGGGAGGGCATGGGGATCTTCGCCCCGCCGCGACCGGTGGCGGCCGACGCCGACGAGCAGACGAAGCTGCTGGCACTGCTCGGGAGATCGTGA
- a CDS encoding hemolysin family protein, whose translation MDILLAVLGLVFVGVLTLGTGLAVAAEFSLTSLERSTVDAHVRQVGDRRARAVQKAHRTLSFQLSGAQVAITLTTLVTGYVAEPLIGDLIGPGLTALGLPGEAAGAVSLTLAILLATTLSMVFGEMVPKNLAIARPLPTARAVSGYHARFSQVFRWLIDAMNNSANWVVRRFGIEPQEELRSARSPEELGSIVRSSAEHGTLDSSTAQLMDRSLRFGDRTAEELMTPRVRVESLTAGDSVMDLLDTARRTGFSRFPVHGADLDEIHGVVHVKQAFGVPAGLRETTPVRSLARPVPTVPETLDGDALLNRLRGSGLQLAVVVDEYGGSAGIVTLEDVVEEIIGDVRDEHDRREIAAVRRLGDDTWIISGRLRPDELAEATGFAMPDGEYETVAGFVLARLGRIPEVGDHLIPDGWRLAVTRMDRHRIAELRLTHQPTHAEAVEEVR comes from the coding sequence ATGGACATCCTGTTGGCCGTTCTCGGCCTTGTTTTCGTTGGCGTGTTGACGTTGGGCACCGGGTTGGCGGTTGCCGCGGAGTTCTCGCTGACGTCCCTGGAACGCAGCACGGTGGACGCGCATGTGCGTCAGGTCGGTGACCGGCGTGCGAGGGCGGTGCAGAAGGCGCACCGGACGCTGTCGTTTCAGCTCTCCGGCGCCCAGGTCGCGATCACGTTGACCACGCTGGTCACCGGGTACGTGGCGGAGCCGTTGATCGGTGACCTGATCGGCCCGGGGCTGACCGCGCTGGGCCTGCCCGGTGAGGCGGCCGGGGCGGTGTCGCTGACGCTGGCGATCCTGCTGGCCACGACCCTGTCGATGGTCTTCGGGGAGATGGTGCCCAAAAACCTCGCCATCGCCCGCCCACTGCCCACCGCCCGTGCCGTGTCGGGCTACCACGCCCGGTTCTCGCAGGTCTTCCGGTGGCTGATCGACGCGATGAACAACAGCGCCAACTGGGTCGTGCGCCGTTTCGGCATCGAACCCCAAGAAGAACTCCGATCCGCCCGCTCCCCCGAAGAACTCGGCTCGATCGTGCGCTCCAGCGCCGAACACGGAACGCTCGACTCCTCGACCGCGCAACTGATGGACCGGTCGCTGCGCTTCGGCGACCGCACCGCCGAGGAACTGATGACCCCCCGCGTCCGCGTGGAATCCCTGACCGCCGGCGACAGCGTGATGGATCTGCTCGACACCGCCCGCCGCACCGGGTTCTCCCGCTTTCCGGTGCACGGCGCCGACCTCGACGAGATCCACGGCGTCGTCCACGTCAAGCAAGCGTTCGGCGTCCCCGCCGGACTCCGCGAAACGACCCCGGTGAGGTCGCTGGCCCGCCCGGTGCCGACCGTGCCGGAGACATTGGACGGCGACGCGCTGCTGAACCGGCTGCGCGGATCGGGGTTGCAGCTGGCCGTGGTGGTCGACGAGTACGGCGGTAGCGCGGGCATCGTGACCCTGGAGGACGTCGTCGAGGAGATCATCGGCGACGTCCGCGACGAACACGACCGCCGCGAAATCGCCGCGGTGCGCCGCCTCGGTGACGACACCTGGATCATCTCCGGAAGACTGCGCCCGGACGAACTGGCCGAGGCCACCGGATTCGCCATGCCCGACGGGGAATACGAGACCGTTGCCGGCTTCGTGCTGGCTCGACTGGGACGCATTCCCGAGGTCGGCGACCACCTCATCCCGGACGGATGGCGGCTGGCCGTCACCCGGATGGACCGCCACCGGATCGCAGAACTGCGCCTCACCCACCAGCCGACGCACGCCGAGGCCGTGGAGGAGGTTCGATGA
- a CDS encoding hemolysin family protein, whose protein sequence is MSDGFAIVLGVVLLLLNAFFVGAEFSLLSSRRDRLEALLAQGKTRARVVIKASQEGSLMLTSAQLGITLCSLGLGRLGEPAVAHQLQTPFTTLGIPDTITHVVAFTIALAIVVILHVLVGEMVPKNLAIAEPERLALWLVPPLVGFVKLARPLIALFNMMANTVLRLLRVEPKDELDTAYTSAELAELLVESRREGLLDQSEHRRLAQTLSSVEHTVADVLVPLPDLTTLPQHPTLGDVEQAVAHTGFSRFPLRRDDGTLTGYLHIKDVLDQAGHDPTTPIAPARIRRLPTVPAHARLDHAMTSLRRTGSHLATATDTTGQPIGIVALEDLVEEYVGTVRDATHVR, encoded by the coding sequence ATGAGCGACGGTTTCGCGATCGTGCTGGGTGTTGTTCTGTTGCTGCTCAACGCGTTCTTCGTGGGCGCGGAGTTCTCCCTGCTGTCCTCCCGCCGGGACCGGCTGGAAGCGCTGCTGGCCCAAGGCAAAACCCGCGCCCGAGTGGTGATCAAAGCCAGCCAGGAAGGCTCGCTGATGCTCACCAGCGCCCAACTCGGCATCACCCTCTGCTCCCTGGGCCTGGGCCGCCTCGGCGAACCCGCCGTCGCCCACCAACTCCAAACACCCTTCACCACCCTCGGCATCCCCGACACCATCACCCACGTCGTGGCGTTCACCATCGCACTAGCGATCGTGGTCATACTCCACGTCCTCGTCGGCGAAATGGTCCCCAAAAACCTCGCCATCGCCGAACCCGAACGACTCGCCCTCTGGCTGGTCCCACCCCTGGTCGGCTTCGTCAAACTCGCCCGACCACTCATCGCCCTGTTCAACATGATGGCCAACACCGTGCTCCGCCTACTACGCGTAGAACCCAAAGACGAACTCGACACCGCCTACACCTCCGCCGAACTCGCCGAACTCCTCGTCGAATCCCGCCGCGAAGGCCTCCTCGACCAATCCGAACACCGCCGACTCGCCCAAACACTGTCCTCAGTGGAACACACCGTCGCAGACGTCCTCGTCCCCCTACCCGACCTCACCACACTCCCGCAACACCCCACCCTCGGCGACGTCGAACAAGCCGTCGCCCACACCGGATTCTCCCGATTCCCCCTCCGCCGCGACGACGGAACACTCACCGGCTACCTCCACATCAAAGACGTCCTCGACCAAGCCGGACACGACCCCACAACCCCCATCGCCCCCGCCCGCATCCGACGACTACCCACCGTTCCGGCCCACGCCCGCCTCGACCACGCCATGACCTCCCTACGCCGCACAGGCAGCCACCTCGCCACCGCAACCGACACCACCGGCCAACCCATCGGCATCGTCGCCCTCGAAGACCTCGTCGAGGAATACGTCGGCACCGTCCGCGACGCCACCCACGTGCGCTGA
- a CDS encoding 3-methyladenine DNA glycosylase, which produces MIVLSEQEWRVQQAAHRERVARWTRPHRQRQHQHEKHPVLDFLFQYYSFRPARLERWQPSVGVVLAGGQEFLVRKGFVETPEGVALDPAALTEKRRGSTEFVLGLLTATASRKAQLGCFGLHEWAMVYRTQPEEIRHAGWPLRLGHHGTDEVVESMPINCTHHDAFRFFTPQARPLNALQPERADQVRLEQPGCLHANMDIFKWAYKLDPFVAAELVADCFELAVRIRELDMRASPYDLRDLGYEPVPIETPDGRVDYVRRQRDFATEAAVLRQRLIDTCREILDWAAQPI; this is translated from the coding sequence ATGATTGTGCTGTCCGAGCAGGAATGGCGGGTCCAGCAGGCCGCCCACCGTGAACGGGTCGCGCGCTGGACGCGGCCGCACCGCCAGCGCCAGCACCAGCACGAGAAGCACCCGGTGCTGGACTTCCTCTTCCAGTACTACTCCTTCCGCCCGGCTCGGCTGGAGCGCTGGCAGCCTAGCGTCGGCGTCGTGTTGGCGGGCGGCCAGGAGTTCCTGGTCCGCAAGGGGTTCGTCGAGACCCCGGAAGGCGTCGCGCTAGATCCCGCCGCGCTGACCGAGAAACGCCGCGGCAGCACCGAATTCGTGCTCGGCCTGCTTACCGCCACGGCGTCCCGCAAAGCCCAGCTCGGCTGTTTCGGTCTGCACGAGTGGGCCATGGTCTACCGGACGCAACCGGAGGAAATCCGGCACGCCGGGTGGCCGTTGCGGCTCGGCCACCACGGCACCGACGAGGTCGTCGAATCGATGCCGATCAACTGCACGCACCACGACGCGTTCCGGTTCTTCACCCCGCAGGCCCGACCGCTCAACGCCCTGCAGCCCGAACGCGCCGACCAGGTGCGCCTGGAGCAGCCGGGCTGCCTGCACGCGAACATGGACATCTTCAAATGGGCCTACAAGCTGGACCCGTTCGTCGCCGCGGAGCTGGTCGCGGACTGCTTCGAGCTCGCTGTGCGGATCCGGGAGCTCGACATGCGGGCCAGCCCGTACGACCTGCGCGACCTCGGCTACGAGCCGGTACCGATCGAAACCCCCGACGGCCGCGTCGACTACGTCAGACGGCAGCGCGACTTCGCCACCGAGGCCGCCGTCCTGCGGCAACGCCTGATCGACACCTGCCGCGAGATCCTCGACTGGGCCGCCCAGCCGATATGA
- a CDS encoding winged helix-turn-helix transcriptional regulator produces the protein MVTSEDSILKRGNLTDPNCPTRLVLDRIGDKWTVLVVTRLSDGPMRFTQLRNGIGGVAPKVLTQTLRALERDGLVIRTVYAEVPPKVTYELTDLGHSLRGPVEAIADWSERNVNRILAARAAADEG, from the coding sequence ATGGTTACCAGCGAGGACAGCATCCTCAAGCGCGGGAATCTGACGGATCCGAACTGCCCGACCCGTCTGGTGCTGGACCGCATCGGGGACAAGTGGACGGTGCTGGTGGTGACGCGGCTGTCTGACGGCCCGATGCGCTTCACGCAGCTGCGCAACGGCATCGGTGGGGTGGCGCCGAAGGTGCTGACGCAGACGTTGCGCGCGCTGGAACGCGACGGCTTGGTGATCCGGACTGTGTACGCGGAGGTGCCGCCGAAGGTGACCTACGAGCTGACCGACCTCGGGCATTCGCTGCGCGGACCGGTGGAAGCGATCGCCGACTGGTCCGAACGCAACGTCAACCGCATCCTCGCCGCTCGCGCCGCCGCCGACGAAGGGTGA
- a CDS encoding Bcr/CflA family multidrug efflux MFS transporter — translation MVDQQRRAKYVLILGSLSAFGPLSIDMYLPAFPAIASELNAGASQVQLSLTACTVGLALGQLVAGPLSDTFGRRRPLLIGLVVFTLASLLCAVAPSAYALAGLRLVQGLGGAAGIVVARAVVRDLYSGVAMARFFSLLMLVNGLAPILAPLIGGQMLRVTSWRGVFLVLGVIGVVLLVATAFGVRETLPTESRRVGSLGSTLRTFAGLLGDQAFVGYSLSAALAFAAMFAYISGSSFVLQDVYGMSPQLFSVVFGVNSLGIVLVGQLNGSLVARVAPSRLLAIGLGINAVGGVAVALSAAFRLGLPGLLPALFLVASSIGMVFPNATALALSGHSETAGSASALLGVMQFLAGGLAAPLVGSAGTGTALPMGVVMGALSLSAVVVFLALTHRTRPEVRAGDRTETKTNQR, via the coding sequence ATGGTGGACCAACAGCGCAGGGCGAAGTACGTGCTGATCTTGGGCTCGTTGTCCGCGTTCGGTCCGCTGTCGATCGACATGTACCTGCCCGCCTTCCCCGCGATCGCCTCCGAACTGAACGCCGGGGCGTCGCAGGTGCAGCTGTCGTTGACGGCTTGCACGGTCGGCCTGGCGTTGGGGCAGCTCGTCGCCGGTCCGCTGTCGGACACCTTCGGCCGCCGCCGGCCGCTGCTGATCGGACTGGTGGTTTTCACCCTGGCGTCTCTGCTGTGCGCGGTCGCGCCGTCGGCTTATGCGCTGGCCGGGCTGCGGCTGGTGCAGGGGCTTGGTGGTGCGGCCGGCATCGTCGTCGCCCGCGCCGTGGTGCGAGACCTGTACTCGGGCGTGGCGATGGCCCGCTTCTTCTCGTTGCTCATGCTGGTCAACGGGTTGGCGCCGATCCTCGCGCCGCTGATCGGCGGGCAGATGCTGCGGGTGACGTCGTGGCGCGGCGTGTTCCTGGTGCTCGGCGTGATCGGCGTGGTGCTGCTGGTGGCGACCGCGTTCGGTGTGCGCGAGACGTTGCCCACTGAGTCGCGGCGGGTCGGCAGCCTGGGCAGCACGCTGCGGACCTTCGCAGGCCTGCTCGGCGACCAGGCGTTCGTCGGGTACTCGCTGTCCGCGGCGCTGGCGTTCGCGGCGATGTTCGCCTACATCTCGGGCTCGTCGTTCGTGCTGCAGGACGTCTACGGCATGTCGCCCCAACTGTTCAGCGTGGTTTTCGGGGTCAACTCGCTGGGCATCGTGCTCGTCGGGCAGCTCAACGGCAGCCTGGTGGCCCGGGTCGCCCCGAGCCGGCTGCTGGCGATCGGGCTCGGCATCAACGCCGTCGGCGGCGTCGCGGTGGCGCTGTCCGCCGCGTTCAGATTGGGCCTGCCAGGGCTGCTGCCAGCGCTTTTCCTGGTGGCATCGAGCATCGGCATGGTGTTCCCCAACGCCACGGCCCTGGCGCTGTCCGGGCACTCGGAAACGGCTGGAAGCGCATCGGCGCTGCTGGGCGTCATGCAGTTCCTGGCCGGTGGCCTCGCCGCCCCGCTCGTGGGATCGGCGGGCACCGGCACCGCACTGCCGATGGGCGTGGTCATGGGAGCCCTGTCGCTGTCCGCGGTCGTGGTGTTCCTCGCGCTCACCCATCGCACCCGGCCCGAAGTGCGGGCGGGCGACCGCACGGAGACGAAGACCAACCAGCGTTGA